The genomic window GGCGCCGGAGCGGGGTGACGTCCGGGACGCGGTCTCCAGGCGGCTGATGGCCGCGGGGGACAGGGGGCGCCAGTCCGGGCGCCGTGACGACGATCATCCGGATCTAACTTGCACTCAGTGCACGACAGGTTATGGTCGGGGAGTGCGACAACGCAGCCCACAGACGTGGCGCCTGATCCGGGACTCGGCCGTCGGCCTGATGGCGGAGCGGGGCTTCGACGCGGTCTCCGTCGACGACATCGTGGCCACCGCCGGCATCTCCCGGCGGACCTACTTCAACTACTTCGCCGGCAAGGAGTCGGTGCTGTTCGACCCGGACCCGGACGACCCCCGCCTGTGGTCGGAGCTGACCGCCGCCCGGCCACCCGGCGAACCGCTCTGGACCGCCCTGCACCAGCTGATCCTCGCCTACACGGCGGCCGCCGGTGAGCAGATCGTCCGGCAGTGCCGGGTCATCGCGGCCAGCCCGTCACTCGCGGTCTGCTCCCGGGAGACGTGCGACCGCTTCTGGGATTGCGCGCGAACCTGGGCTGCCGGCCGTGGCACCGCCGCCACCGGACTCCAGCTGGACCTGCTGATCAACACGGCCCGTGCCGCCTTCAGCACGGTGTCGGCCCGCTGGGACGTCGACAGCGGCATCCCCGGCCTGCACGCGCTCATCGACGAGGCGTTCACCCTTCTGCAATCCCCGGAATGGAAGACACTGTGACCCGCGTACCGCTCTCCGTCCTGGAACTTGCCATCGTCCGTGAAGGACACAGCAGCGGCGACGCCCTGCACGGCGCGATCGGCACCGCCAAAGCCGCCGACGACCTCGGGTACTCCCGCTTCTGGGTGGCCGAACACCACAACACCCCGGCCGTCGCCTCCACCGCGCCGCCGGTGCTGATCGCCGCGGTCGCCGCGAACACGTCCCGGATCAAGGTCGGCTCCGGTGGCGTGATGCTGCCGAACCACATGCCGTTCGTGGTCGCCGAACAGTTCGCGATCCTCGAAGCGCTCTACCCCGACCGCATCGACCTGGGCATCGGCCGGGCACCCGGCACTGACCAGGTGACCGCGGCGGCGCTGCGCGGGGTCTCCCCGTACCTGACGGTCGAGCAGTTTCCCGAGCATCTGCGGACCCTGCTCGGCCTGCTCGGCGACGACCGCAACGCCACCCGGGCCGGGCGCCTGCAGGCCACGCCCGCCCCGGAGACGTACCCGGAAGTCTGGATCCTCGGCTCCTCGACCTATGGCGCGCAGATCGCGGCGAAACTCGGCCTGCCGTTCTGCTACGCCTACCACTTCCCGACCGCGTCCGGCCTGGAGCAGGCCCTGGACCTGTACCGGACCGGGTTCCAGCCGTCACCGCGGTTCCCGAAACCGCACGTGATGGTCAGCGCCTCGGTGATCGCCGCCGAGACCACCGAGCAGGCCCGTTTCCAGGCCGGCCCGGCCCGAGTGATGATGCTCAACCTGCGAACCGGCGGTTTCCAGCCGATGATCTCCCCGGAGGCGGCCGCGGCCCGCGAGTTCTCCGACCTCGACCGCCAGATGATCGAGGCGCTGTCCGGAGCCCAGCACGTCGGCACCGCCGACGAGGTGGTGGACGCCTTGGACGCGCTGGTCGAACACACCGAGGCCGACGAACTGCTCCTGGCCGGGATGCTGTACGACCCCGCCGTCGCCCAGGACTCCCTGGCCCGGATCGCCAAGACCTGGGGCCGGTAAGTCCCGTCGTCCGCTAAAGCCACCGGGTGCTGGTCCGGAGTATGGGAAACGTGATCACTACCTTCGCCTCATGGCGCGGGGTATGAACGACTCGGCAGCCTGCCGGGAAGTCGGGATCAGCCGCCGCACCGGCACCTGCTGGCGATACGGCCGGACCGTCACCAGCGCGGGCGGCGAGTCCCGGATCTACCCGCCGCCCGCTGCGCCGATGAGATCCTGTCTCGGCCGGATATCTGTCCGGAGACGCCTCGGTATCTGTCATCAGCGAGTCGAGCGAACGCCTACGGTGGGCAGCCTGATTGAGAGCTGCTCTGCCGGTCACCTCGGTCATGCCTGGCAGAGCAGCGGTTGTGCCACCAGTAGATGAGTAGCCGAGTCGAGGGTGTTGCCCTGCCCGACGCTCGATTGATGGACGTTCTAGGATCCATCCATGCCGATCACCAACACCCGGTTCATCTGGCCGATCGGGGACGGCATCGTCCTGATACCTCGCACTCCCGCGATCACGGTCCCGTACCACGCCCTCCTGGCCACCAATCATTCTCGGCTGGCGGTCTGGTCGCCGGGTATCAAGGAGCCGACGGTGGAGGCCACCCGCACCGCTCTGGAAACCTCCGGGAATGCCTGGCTCGCAGGCACCCGCCTTCCACTTGCCGTCGGAGTCCGCGCCGACAAAGGTCATCGTCTGGTCGGAGCGATGAACCTGGCCATCGAGCCTTCGGCGGGATCTGCCGAAGTCGGGTTCTGGATCGACGCCGCCGCCGAAGGCCAGGGGGTCGTCAGCCGGGCGCTGCACGCCGTGCTCGGCCATGCCTTCGCCGACCTCGGCCTGCACCGAGTCGAGATGCGGACCCTGACCACCAATGACCGAAGCCACCGCCTGGCAGACCGTTTCGCTTTCACACTTGAGGGTGTTCTGCGCGGGGCAGTCCGATTCCCGGACGGTCACCGTGACGTAGCTGTATACGCCTTGCTCGCGGAAGAGTTCGCCAAGGCGACGCAGCGGTACTGAGCCCCGGTTTACTTGCGGTTCCCTAGTAACTGTTGGAGAGTTAGCTGGTGGGAACCAGGCAGGAGATCAGCGCCATACCGCCGGACGCCGATCTGGCGCGGGCCGACTCGCTGGCTCGGGAGATCTTCTCGGACATCGCCAACAAGTGGGCTCTGCTGATCATCGAGTTCGTCGGCCAGCGCACCATGCGATTCAGTGAGCTGCGCGACGAGATCGGCGGCATCAGCCACAAGATGCTCACCCAGAACCTGCGCACCCTGGAGCGCAACGGCCTGATCACCCGCAAGGTCTACGCGACCATCCCGCCGCGGGTGGAGTACACCCTGACCGAAGCCGGCCAGGCCCTGCGCACCGTGGTCGACGGCATGTGCGGCTGGACCCAGCACTATCTGTCCCACATCGAGACCGCCCGCCGCGACTTCGGCCAGGTCTAGTCGAGGACCGCGGTCACCTCGAGTTCCACCAGGTGCTCGGGCACGTCCAGCGTCACGATGCCGAACAGGGACGCCGGCGGCGCCGCGGTGAAACCCAGCCGGGCCTGGGCCCGGCTGATGCCCTCGACCAGCGCGCCCATCTTCTCCGGCTGCCAGTCGACGACGTGTACCGT from Actinoplanes derwentensis includes these protein-coding regions:
- a CDS encoding LLM class flavin-dependent oxidoreductase, which produces MEDTVTRVPLSVLELAIVREGHSSGDALHGAIGTAKAADDLGYSRFWVAEHHNTPAVASTAPPVLIAAVAANTSRIKVGSGGVMLPNHMPFVVAEQFAILEALYPDRIDLGIGRAPGTDQVTAAALRGVSPYLTVEQFPEHLRTLLGLLGDDRNATRAGRLQATPAPETYPEVWILGSSTYGAQIAAKLGLPFCYAYHFPTASGLEQALDLYRTGFQPSPRFPKPHVMVSASVIAAETTEQARFQAGPARVMMLNLRTGGFQPMISPEAAAAREFSDLDRQMIEALSGAQHVGTADEVVDALDALVEHTEADELLLAGMLYDPAVAQDSLARIAKTWGR
- a CDS encoding GNAT family N-acetyltransferase; the protein is MPITNTRFIWPIGDGIVLIPRTPAITVPYHALLATNHSRLAVWSPGIKEPTVEATRTALETSGNAWLAGTRLPLAVGVRADKGHRLVGAMNLAIEPSAGSAEVGFWIDAAAEGQGVVSRALHAVLGHAFADLGLHRVEMRTLTTNDRSHRLADRFAFTLEGVLRGAVRFPDGHRDVAVYALLAEEFAKATQRY
- a CDS encoding TetR family transcriptional regulator, which codes for MRQRSPQTWRLIRDSAVGLMAERGFDAVSVDDIVATAGISRRTYFNYFAGKESVLFDPDPDDPRLWSELTAARPPGEPLWTALHQLILAYTAAAGEQIVRQCRVIAASPSLAVCSRETCDRFWDCARTWAAGRGTAATGLQLDLLINTARAAFSTVSARWDVDSGIPGLHALIDEAFTLLQSPEWKTL
- a CDS encoding winged helix-turn-helix transcriptional regulator; amino-acid sequence: MGTRQEISAIPPDADLARADSLAREIFSDIANKWALLIIEFVGQRTMRFSELRDEIGGISHKMLTQNLRTLERNGLITRKVYATIPPRVEYTLTEAGQALRTVVDGMCGWTQHYLSHIETARRDFGQV